Proteins from a single region of Chloroflexota bacterium:
- a CDS encoding ABC transporter ATP-binding protein, producing MLPIIKTHTLTRKFKENRAVDSLDLSIQPGELFGLVGPDGAGKTTTLRLLAGLLYVSEGSGTIAGFDLAAQPEAIKQRIGYMAQAFSLYGKLSVLENLLFFAEIYDVSPAAQKERAERLLAFAGLTEFKDRRAAHLSGGMQKKLALACTLIHEPPILLLDEPTTGVDPVSRREFWNILTELHLNRTTIIVSTPYMDEADRCSRVGLMYEGQLVICDTPANIRGQLQSDLIEIFPEDWHQAHRLALTLEGVIEAQTYGEALHLLVDDGPQRLIEIQEAFANQQLAYKTARIAPIRMEEAFISLIRQMEHR from the coding sequence ATGCTCCCCATTATCAAAACCCATACCCTGACGCGCAAATTCAAGGAAAACCGCGCCGTAGACAGTCTGGATTTATCCATCCAGCCCGGCGAGCTTTTTGGCCTGGTTGGGCCAGATGGCGCGGGTAAAACCACCACCCTGCGCTTGCTGGCGGGGCTATTATACGTCAGTGAGGGGTCAGGCACAATCGCCGGGTTTGATCTGGCCGCGCAGCCCGAAGCGATTAAGCAACGCATCGGATATATGGCGCAGGCCTTCAGCTTGTATGGCAAATTGAGCGTGCTTGAAAACCTGCTATTTTTCGCCGAGATTTACGATGTCAGCCCCGCGGCGCAAAAAGAACGCGCCGAGCGCTTGCTGGCTTTCGCCGGGCTGACGGAGTTCAAGGACCGCCGCGCCGCGCATCTCTCTGGGGGGATGCAGAAAAAGCTGGCGCTGGCCTGCACGCTGATCCATGAGCCACCCATCTTGCTACTGGATGAACCCACCACCGGGGTGGACCCTGTCTCGCGGCGCGAGTTCTGGAACATTCTCACTGAGTTACATCTCAACAGGACGACGATTATTGTCAGCACCCCCTATATGGATGAAGCCGACCGTTGCTCGCGGGTGGGACTCATGTATGAGGGGCAGCTTGTGATCTGTGATACTCCAGCCAATATCCGTGGGCAATTGCAGAGCGATTTAATCGAGATATTCCCCGAAGACTGGCACCAGGCCCATCGTCTGGCACTCACCCTCGAGGGAGTCATCGAGGCCCAAACCTACGGCGAGGCGCTGCACCTGCTCGTCGATGACGGCCCTCAACGATTAATCGAGATTCAGGAGGCCTTCGCCAATCAACAGCTCGCTTATAAAACCGCCCGCATCGCCCCCATCCGCATGGAAGAAGCCTTTATTTCATTGATCCGCCAGATGGAACACCGATAG